The following are encoded in a window of Pseudomonas multiresinivorans genomic DNA:
- the zur gene encoding zinc uptake transcriptional repressor Zur, which translates to MYKIAPKTPLACRPHDHANCVASALADADALCARQGVRLTELRRRVLELVWASHKPLGAYDILAVLSEEDGRKAAPPTVYRALDFLLENGLVHRIASLNAFIGCAHPEHAHEGQFLICRACHTAIELEQPAISEAIVAGAKGVGFAVETQTVEIVGLCGACAPGQREA; encoded by the coding sequence ATGTACAAGATTGCCCCCAAGACTCCCCTCGCCTGCCGCCCGCACGACCACGCCAACTGCGTGGCCAGCGCCCTGGCCGACGCCGACGCGCTGTGCGCGCGCCAGGGCGTGCGCCTGACCGAGCTGCGCCGGCGCGTGCTGGAACTGGTCTGGGCGAGCCATAAGCCGCTGGGCGCCTACGACATCCTCGCCGTGCTGAGCGAGGAAGACGGCCGCAAGGCGGCGCCGCCGACGGTCTACCGCGCGCTGGACTTCCTCCTGGAAAACGGCCTGGTGCACCGCATCGCGTCGCTCAATGCCTTCATCGGCTGCGCGCACCCGGAACATGCCCATGAAGGCCAGTTCCTGATCTGCCGCGCCTGCCACACCGCCATCGAGCTGGAACAACCGGCCATCAGCGAGGCCATTGTCGCCGGGGCCAAAGGCGTCGGCTTCGCCGTGGAAACCCAGACCGTCGAGATCGTCGGCCTCTGCGGCGCCTGCGCCCCCGGCCAGCGGGAGGCGTGA
- a CDS encoding MetQ/NlpA family ABC transporter substrate-binding protein: MKKLFAAFAAAAVIAAPLAQAADSLTVAATPVPHAEILNFVKPILAKEGVELKVKEFTDYVQPNTQVAEKRLDANFFQHQPYLDEFNKTKGTSLIAVTGVHIEPLGAYSTKFKKLEELPSGATVVIPNDATNGGRALLLLDKAGVIKLKDNKSITATPKDIVENPKNIKVRELEAATLPRVLTQVDLALINTNYALEAKLNPTKDALAIEGADSPYVNILVARPDNKDSAAMQKLAAALHSPEVKQFILEKYKGAVVPAF; the protein is encoded by the coding sequence ATGAAGAAACTGTTCGCCGCGTTCGCTGCCGCCGCCGTGATCGCCGCCCCGCTGGCCCAGGCTGCCGACAGCCTGACCGTCGCCGCCACCCCGGTGCCGCACGCCGAGATCCTCAACTTCGTCAAACCCATCCTGGCCAAGGAAGGGGTCGAACTGAAGGTGAAGGAGTTCACCGACTACGTGCAGCCCAACACCCAGGTCGCCGAGAAGCGCCTGGACGCCAACTTCTTCCAGCACCAGCCGTACCTGGATGAGTTCAACAAGACCAAGGGCACCAGCCTGATCGCCGTCACCGGCGTGCACATCGAGCCGCTGGGCGCCTACTCCACCAAGTTCAAGAAGCTCGAAGAGCTGCCCTCGGGCGCTACCGTGGTGATCCCCAACGACGCTACCAACGGCGGCCGCGCCCTGCTGCTGCTGGACAAGGCCGGCGTGATCAAGCTCAAGGACAACAAGTCCATCACCGCCACCCCGAAAGACATCGTCGAGAACCCGAAGAACATCAAGGTGCGTGAGCTGGAAGCGGCCACCCTGCCGCGCGTGCTGACCCAGGTCGACCTCGCCCTGATCAACACCAACTACGCCCTGGAAGCCAAGCTGAACCCCACCAAGGACGCGCTGGCCATCGAAGGCGCCGACTCGCCCTACGTGAACATCCTGGTTGCCCGCCCGGACAACAAGGACAGCGCCGCCATGCAGAAGCTGGCCGCCGCCCTGCATAGCCCCGAGGTGAAGCAATTCATCCTCGAGAAGTACAAGGGTGCCGTCGTTCCGGCGTTCTGA
- the znuA gene encoding zinc ABC transporter substrate-binding protein ZnuA: MSFRPVALLTAACALLLSLPVRAEVSVLTSIKPLQLIAAAIQDGEGTPDVLLPPGASPHSYSLRPSDIRRVRDAQLFYWVGPDLENFLPKVLDSRKGPSVALQDQAGMHLRKFADFSESNHPDHDDHDHDDLGHDHDHRPGMIDAHLWLLPANAQVIAARMAEDLAIADPTNASRYQANLKAFDERMETLNTRLKQRIDPLKGKPFFVFHEAFDYFEEAYGLRHAGVFAVSADVQPGARHVAAMRTQLQKAGPSCIFSEPPIRPRLADTLSQGLPVRLAELDDLGVGVKVDAQGYENLLGNLADEFAGCLEKL; the protein is encoded by the coding sequence GTGTCCTTCCGTCCCGTCGCCCTGCTGACCGCCGCCTGCGCGCTGCTGCTCAGCCTCCCCGTGCGTGCCGAGGTCAGCGTGCTGACCAGCATCAAGCCGCTGCAACTGATTGCCGCCGCCATCCAGGACGGCGAAGGGACGCCGGACGTGCTGCTGCCGCCGGGCGCCTCGCCGCACAGCTATTCGCTGCGCCCCTCGGACATCCGCCGTGTGCGCGACGCGCAGCTGTTCTACTGGGTCGGCCCGGACCTGGAGAACTTCCTGCCCAAGGTGCTGGACAGCCGCAAGGGCCCGAGCGTGGCGCTGCAGGACCAGGCCGGCATGCACCTGCGCAAGTTCGCCGACTTCAGCGAGTCGAATCATCCGGACCATGACGATCACGATCATGACGACCTTGGCCATGATCACGACCACCGTCCCGGCATGATCGACGCCCACCTGTGGCTGCTGCCGGCCAACGCCCAGGTGATCGCCGCGCGCATGGCCGAGGACCTCGCCATCGCCGACCCGACCAATGCCAGCCGCTACCAGGCCAACCTGAAGGCCTTCGACGAGCGCATGGAGACGCTGAATACGCGCCTGAAGCAGCGCATCGATCCGCTCAAGGGCAAGCCGTTCTTCGTCTTCCACGAGGCCTTCGACTACTTCGAGGAGGCCTACGGCCTGCGGCACGCCGGGGTGTTCGCGGTTTCCGCCGACGTCCAGCCGGGCGCCCGCCACGTCGCCGCCATGCGCACGCAACTGCAGAAGGCCGGCCCGTCCTGCATCTTCAGCGAACCGCCAATCCGCCCGCGCCTGGCCGATACCCTGAGCCAGGGCCTGCCGGTGCGGCTGGCCGAGCTGGACGACCTGGGCGTGGGTGTGAAGGTGGATGCCCAGGGTTACGAAAATCTGCTGGGCAACTTGGCGGATGAGTTTGCGGGGTGCCTGGAGAAGCTTTGA
- a CDS encoding energy transducer TonB, with product MAQPQHALAPDAFLRHVPGGDLVDLGRPLRHALELGRHVPAKARALSRREAVLLGLFALTLHGAVIYWLSQQPTPKLPEVPPQVPPMTIEFTAPTPPVVEPPPPEPIPEPVVQEPPPPVVDENAVKPPPPKPIPKPKPKPVAKPKPVPKPVEQPTPPKAETPPPQPAPPAPPAPAPAPLTPPSANAGYLKNPAPEYPPLAQRRGWEGTVLLRVHVLASGSPSEIQVQKSSGRDALDDAAVRAVKRWSFVPAKRGDVAQDGWVSVPIDFKLH from the coding sequence ATGGCTCAACCCCAGCATGCCCTCGCGCCGGATGCCTTCCTGCGCCACGTGCCCGGCGGCGACCTGGTCGATCTCGGCCGCCCGCTGCGCCACGCGCTGGAACTGGGCCGCCACGTGCCGGCGAAAGCCCGCGCGCTGAGCCGCCGCGAAGCCGTCCTGCTCGGTCTGTTCGCCCTGACGCTACACGGCGCGGTGATCTACTGGCTGAGCCAGCAGCCCACGCCCAAGCTGCCGGAGGTACCGCCACAGGTGCCACCGATGACCATCGAATTCACCGCGCCGACGCCGCCGGTGGTGGAACCGCCGCCGCCCGAGCCGATCCCCGAGCCAGTGGTGCAGGAGCCGCCGCCCCCGGTGGTGGACGAGAACGCGGTGAAACCGCCGCCGCCCAAACCGATCCCCAAACCCAAACCCAAACCGGTGGCCAAGCCCAAGCCTGTGCCCAAGCCGGTGGAGCAGCCCACGCCGCCCAAGGCCGAAACCCCGCCGCCGCAACCGGCACCACCCGCTCCGCCAGCGCCGGCTCCGGCCCCGCTGACGCCGCCCTCGGCCAACGCCGGTTACCTGAAGAACCCGGCGCCGGAATACCCGCCCCTGGCCCAGCGTCGCGGCTGGGAAGGCACCGTCCTGCTGCGAGTGCACGTACTTGCCAGCGGCAGCCCGAGCGAGATCCAGGTGCAGAAGAGCAGCGGCCGCGACGCCCTGGACGATGCCGCGGTGCGCGCGGTGAAACGCTGGAGCTTCGTCCCCGCCAAGCGCGGCGATGTGGCCCAGGACGGCTGGGTCAGCGTACCCATCGACTTCAAATTGCATTGA
- a CDS encoding adenosylcobalamin-dependent ribonucleoside-diphosphate reductase has product MAKTDARPRGADQGVLALQPASQDIWDSKYRLKHKSGKPIDGSVDETWQRVARALADVEANKALREHWYERFLWALRNGAIPAGRIISNAGAQGHKPATSTINCTVSGIIRDSMDDILEKVHEAGLTLKAGCGIGYEFSTLRPRGAYVSGAGAHTSGPLSFMDIYDKMCFTVSSAGGRRGAQMGTFDVSHPDVREFIRAKREDGRLRQFNLSLLITDGFMAAVENDEDWPLIFPIHEKERDEVDLKDPDEVVWRDWPVHDNYLVGDDGRVACKVYGRVKARHLWDMIMVSTYDYAEPGFILIDRVNEMNNNWWCEAIRATNPCGEQPLPPYGSCLLGSVNLTTFVVDAFGGNARFDWERYREVVRVFTRMLDNVVEINGLPLEQQRAEILGKRRHGMGFLGLGSALTLLKLRYGSPEACVFTEEVAREMALVGWEVALELSREKGPAPALVKEYEVTAEMLRKRPEMKADGLKVGDKVAGRVLHAKYSRYMQRVAEHAPQLIEELAEHGARFTHHSSIAPTGTISLSLANNASNGIEPSFAHHYSRNVIRPGRKTKEKISVFSYELLAYRDQVDHHAVPGAEEEKHRLPDFFITADDITPQQHVDIQAAAQKWIDSSISKTANVPTDYPFEDFKDIYLYAWRQGLKGCTTFRFNPAAFQGVLVKESDLEKTVYRFELEDGSVVELKGNEEVEYDGEIHTAANLFDALKEGYYGKY; this is encoded by the coding sequence ATGGCCAAGACCGATGCGCGCCCCCGTGGCGCCGACCAAGGAGTTCTCGCCCTGCAACCTGCCTCGCAGGACATCTGGGACAGCAAGTACCGCCTCAAGCACAAGAGCGGCAAACCCATCGACGGCAGCGTCGACGAGACCTGGCAGCGCGTTGCCCGCGCCCTGGCCGACGTCGAGGCGAACAAGGCCCTGCGCGAGCACTGGTACGAGCGTTTCCTCTGGGCCTTGCGCAATGGCGCGATCCCGGCCGGGCGGATCATCTCCAACGCCGGCGCACAGGGGCACAAACCGGCCACCTCGACCATCAACTGCACCGTCTCCGGGATCATCCGCGATTCCATGGACGACATCCTGGAGAAGGTCCACGAGGCCGGGCTGACGCTGAAGGCCGGCTGCGGCATCGGCTACGAATTCAGCACCCTGCGGCCGCGTGGCGCCTACGTTTCCGGTGCCGGCGCGCACACCAGCGGGCCGCTGTCGTTCATGGATATCTACGACAAGATGTGCTTCACCGTCAGCTCCGCCGGGGGGCGGCGCGGCGCGCAGATGGGCACCTTCGACGTCAGCCATCCGGATGTGCGCGAGTTCATCCGCGCCAAGCGCGAAGACGGCCGCTTGCGCCAGTTCAACCTCAGCCTGCTGATCACCGACGGCTTCATGGCGGCGGTGGAGAACGACGAGGACTGGCCGCTGATCTTCCCGATCCACGAGAAGGAGCGCGACGAGGTCGACCTCAAGGACCCGGACGAAGTCGTCTGGCGCGACTGGCCGGTGCACGACAACTACCTGGTTGGCGACGACGGCCGCGTGGCGTGCAAGGTCTACGGGCGGGTCAAGGCGCGGCACCTGTGGGACATGATCATGGTGTCCACCTACGACTACGCCGAGCCCGGCTTCATCCTCATCGACCGGGTCAACGAGATGAACAACAACTGGTGGTGCGAGGCGATCCGCGCCACCAACCCGTGCGGCGAGCAGCCGCTGCCGCCCTACGGCTCCTGCCTGCTGGGCTCGGTGAACCTGACCACCTTCGTAGTCGATGCCTTCGGCGGCAACGCGCGCTTCGACTGGGAGCGCTACCGCGAAGTGGTCCGCGTATTCACCCGCATGCTCGACAACGTGGTGGAGATCAACGGCCTGCCGCTGGAACAGCAGCGTGCGGAAATCCTCGGCAAGCGTCGCCACGGCATGGGCTTCCTCGGCCTGGGCTCGGCGCTGACCCTGCTCAAGCTGCGCTACGGTAGCCCGGAAGCCTGTGTGTTCACCGAAGAAGTGGCGCGCGAGATGGCCCTGGTCGGCTGGGAAGTGGCGCTGGAACTGTCCCGCGAGAAAGGCCCGGCGCCCGCGCTGGTCAAGGAATACGAAGTCACTGCCGAGATGCTGCGCAAGCGGCCGGAAATGAAGGCCGATGGCCTCAAGGTTGGTGACAAGGTCGCAGGGCGCGTCCTGCACGCCAAGTACTCGCGCTACATGCAGCGCGTCGCCGAGCATGCGCCGCAACTGATCGAGGAGCTGGCCGAGCACGGCGCGCGCTTCACCCACCACAGCTCCATCGCGCCCACCGGGACCATCAGCCTGAGCCTGGCCAACAATGCCTCCAATGGCATCGAGCCGAGCTTTGCGCACCATTATTCGCGCAATGTGATCCGCCCGGGCCGCAAGACCAAGGAGAAGATCTCGGTCTTCAGCTACGAGCTGCTGGCCTACCGCGACCAGGTGGACCATCACGCCGTGCCGGGCGCGGAGGAGGAGAAGCACCGCCTGCCGGACTTCTTCATCACCGCCGACGACATCACCCCGCAGCAGCACGTGGACATCCAGGCCGCCGCGCAGAAGTGGATCGACTCGTCGATCTCCAAGACCGCCAACGTCCCCACCGACTATCCGTTCGAAGACTTCAAGGACATCTACCTCTACGCCTGGCGCCAGGGCCTGAAGGGCTGTACCACCTTCCGCTTCAACCCGGCGGCCTTCCAGGGCGTGCTGGTCAAGGAGTCGGACCTGGAGAAGACGGTGTACCGCTTCGAACTGGAAGATGGCAGCGTGGTGGAACTCAAGGGCAACGAGGAAGTGGAGTACGACGGCGAGATCCATACCGCCGCCAACCTCTTCGATGCTCTGAAAGAAGGCTATTACGGCAAGTACTGA
- the znuB gene encoding zinc ABC transporter permease subunit ZnuB, with translation MADFLLNALLAGLALAVVAGPLGSFVVWRRMAYFGDTLSHAALLGVALGFLLDVSPTLAVTVGCVLLAVLLVTLQQRQPLAADTLLGILAHSTLSLGLVTLSFMKEVRVDLMAYLFGDLLAVSQTDLLWIIAGSALVLGLICWLWRPLLAITVHEELARVEGLPVTAIRLALMLLIAIVIAVAMKIVGVLLITSLLIIPAAAAQRHARSPEQMAFGASLIGLVAVCAGLSLSWFKDTPAGPSIVVSAAALFLLSFVLPRRTV, from the coding sequence ATGGCTGATTTCCTGCTCAACGCCCTCCTCGCCGGGCTGGCCCTGGCAGTGGTCGCCGGGCCCCTGGGTTCGTTCGTCGTCTGGCGGCGCATGGCCTATTTCGGCGACACCCTGTCCCACGCCGCCCTGCTCGGCGTCGCCCTCGGCTTCCTGCTGGACGTCAGCCCGACGCTGGCGGTGACCGTCGGCTGCGTGCTGCTCGCCGTGCTGCTGGTCACCCTGCAGCAGCGCCAGCCGCTGGCCGCCGACACCCTGCTCGGTATCCTCGCCCACAGCACGCTGTCGTTGGGCCTGGTGACGCTGAGCTTCATGAAGGAAGTGCGCGTCGACCTGATGGCCTACCTGTTCGGCGACCTGCTCGCCGTCAGCCAGACCGACCTCTTGTGGATAATCGCCGGCAGCGCCCTGGTGCTGGGGCTGATCTGCTGGCTGTGGCGGCCGCTGCTGGCGATCACCGTGCACGAGGAACTGGCGCGGGTCGAAGGCCTGCCGGTCACCGCCATACGTCTGGCGCTGATGCTGTTGATCGCCATCGTCATCGCCGTGGCCATGAAGATTGTCGGCGTGCTGCTGATCACCTCGCTGCTGATCATCCCCGCCGCTGCCGCCCAGCGGCATGCGCGCAGCCCTGAACAGATGGCCTTCGGCGCCAGTCTGATCGGCCTGGTGGCGGTGTGCGCCGGGCTGTCGCTGTCCTGGTTCAAGGACACTCCTGCCGGCCCCTCCATCGTGGTCAGCGCGGCGGCCCTGTTCCTGCTGAGTTTTGTCCTGCCGCGCCGGACGGTGTAG
- a CDS encoding methionine ABC transporter ATP-binding protein, with translation MIEFHDVHKTYRVAGRDIPALQPTRLSIEGGQVFGLIGHSGAGKSTLLRLINRLEEPSGGRIVIDGEDITALDADGLRRFRQRVGMIFQHFNLLASKTVADNIAMPMRLAGTFSAAEITARVDELLERVGLQDHARKYPAQLSGGQKQRVGIARALACRPTILLCDEATSALDPQTTGQVLQLLAEINRELKLTIVLITHEMDVIRRVCDQVAVMDAGRIVEQGEVADVFLHPQHETTRRFVFEAERVDENEQHDDFAHVPGRILRLTFRGEATYAPLLGTVARQTGVDYSILAGRIDRIKDQPYGQLTLSLVGGDIEAAMAQLNAAEVHVEVLRA, from the coding sequence GTGATCGAATTCCACGACGTCCACAAGACCTATCGCGTCGCCGGACGCGATATCCCGGCCCTGCAGCCGACCCGCCTGTCCATCGAGGGCGGCCAGGTCTTCGGCCTGATCGGCCATTCCGGCGCCGGTAAAAGTACCCTGCTGCGCCTGATCAACCGCCTGGAAGAACCCAGCGGCGGGCGCATCGTCATTGACGGCGAAGACATCACCGCCCTGGACGCCGACGGCCTGCGCCGCTTCCGCCAGCGCGTGGGGATGATCTTCCAGCACTTCAACCTGCTGGCCTCCAAGACCGTCGCCGACAATATCGCCATGCCAATGCGGCTCGCGGGCACCTTCAGTGCCGCGGAAATCACCGCCCGCGTAGACGAACTGCTCGAGCGCGTCGGCCTCCAGGACCACGCCCGCAAGTACCCGGCACAGCTGTCCGGCGGCCAGAAGCAGCGCGTCGGCATCGCCCGCGCCCTGGCCTGCCGGCCGACCATCCTGCTCTGCGACGAAGCCACCAGTGCCCTCGACCCGCAGACCACCGGCCAGGTCCTGCAACTGCTGGCGGAGATCAACCGCGAGCTGAAGCTGACAATCGTCCTGATCACCCACGAGATGGACGTGATCCGCCGGGTCTGCGACCAGGTCGCCGTCATGGATGCCGGGCGCATCGTCGAGCAGGGCGAGGTCGCCGACGTGTTCCTCCATCCGCAGCACGAAACCACCCGCCGCTTCGTCTTCGAGGCCGAGCGTGTGGACGAGAACGAGCAGCACGATGACTTCGCCCACGTGCCGGGCCGCATCCTGCGCCTGACCTTCCGTGGCGAGGCGACCTACGCGCCCCTGCTGGGCACCGTCGCGCGCCAGACCGGCGTCGACTACAGCATCCTTGCGGGGCGTATCGACCGCATCAAGGACCAGCCCTACGGCCAGCTCACCCTGTCCCTGGTGGGCGGTGACATCGAGGCCGCGATGGCGCAGCTCAACGCTGCCGAAGTCCATGTCGAGGTGCTGCGCGCATGA
- the znuC gene encoding zinc ABC transporter ATP-binding protein ZnuC: MSDALIRLQGVGVSYGGQAVLQNVDLTIAPGEIVTLIGPNGAGKTTLVRSVLGLLKPDTGSVWRAPKLSIGYMPQKLHVDPTLPLTVFRFLRLVPGVQRPQALDALKEVGAAHVIDKPLQSVSGGELQRVLLARALLRKPELLVLDEPVQGVDVAGQAELYRLIGRLRDRLGCGVLMVSHDLHLVMSATDKVVCLNRHVCCSGHPEQVSGDPAFVELFGQDARSLAVYHHHHDHSHDLHGEVVKPAFPAGTRFTPVHQHGPDCNHG; the protein is encoded by the coding sequence ATGAGCGATGCCCTGATCCGCCTGCAAGGCGTCGGCGTCAGCTATGGCGGCCAGGCGGTGTTGCAGAATGTCGACCTGACCATCGCCCCCGGCGAGATCGTCACCCTGATCGGCCCCAACGGCGCCGGCAAGACGACCCTGGTGCGCAGCGTGCTCGGCCTGCTCAAGCCCGATACCGGCAGTGTTTGGCGCGCGCCGAAGCTGTCCATCGGCTATATGCCGCAAAAACTCCACGTCGACCCGACCCTGCCGCTCACCGTCTTTCGCTTCCTGCGCCTGGTGCCCGGTGTGCAGCGCCCCCAGGCGCTCGACGCGCTGAAGGAAGTCGGCGCGGCGCACGTGATCGACAAGCCGCTGCAGAGCGTTTCCGGCGGCGAGCTGCAGCGCGTGCTGCTGGCCCGCGCCCTGCTGCGCAAGCCGGAACTGCTGGTGCTCGACGAACCCGTACAGGGCGTCGACGTCGCCGGCCAGGCCGAGCTCTATCGCCTGATCGGCCGCCTGCGCGACCGCCTCGGCTGCGGCGTACTGATGGTTTCCCACGACCTGCACCTGGTGATGAGCGCTACCGACAAGGTGGTCTGCCTGAACCGCCACGTCTGCTGCTCCGGGCATCCGGAACAGGTCAGCGGCGACCCGGCCTTCGTCGAGCTGTTCGGCCAGGATGCCCGCAGCCTGGCGGTCTATCACCACCACCACGACCATTCCCACGACCTGCACGGCGAGGTGGTGAAACCCGCCTTCCCCGCCGGCACGCGCTTCACTCCGGTCCACCAGCACGGCCCCGACTGTAACCATGGCTGA
- a CDS encoding methionine ABC transporter permease: MNEFFVNIDWSEILQASLDTFWMLGGSLLFTVILGLPLGVLLFLTGPKQMFANRGIYGVLAFIVNVLRSLPFIILLIVLIPLTVILVGTSLGVAGAIPPLVVGATPFFARLVETALREVDKGIIEATQAMGASTRQIIWNALLPEARPGIIAAITVTAITLVSYTAMAGVVGAGGLGDLAIRYGYQRFQDDVMLLTVVMLVVLVQILQTVGDKLVVHYSRK; the protein is encoded by the coding sequence ATGAATGAGTTTTTCGTCAATATCGACTGGTCCGAGATTCTCCAGGCCAGCCTCGATACCTTCTGGATGCTCGGCGGCTCGCTGCTGTTCACCGTCATCCTCGGCCTGCCGCTGGGTGTTTTGCTGTTCCTCACCGGGCCCAAGCAGATGTTCGCCAACCGCGGCATCTACGGCGTACTGGCGTTCATCGTCAACGTGCTGCGCTCGCTGCCGTTCATCATCCTGCTGATCGTGCTGATCCCGCTCACGGTGATCCTGGTCGGCACCTCGCTGGGCGTCGCCGGGGCCATCCCGCCGTTGGTGGTGGGTGCCACGCCGTTCTTCGCGCGTCTGGTGGAAACCGCCCTGCGCGAGGTGGACAAGGGCATCATCGAGGCCACCCAGGCGATGGGCGCCAGCACCCGCCAGATCATCTGGAACGCCCTGCTGCCCGAAGCCCGCCCGGGCATCATCGCCGCCATCACGGTCACCGCCATCACCCTGGTGTCCTACACCGCGATGGCCGGCGTGGTCGGCGCCGGCGGCCTCGGCGACCTGGCGATCCGCTACGGCTACCAACGCTTCCAGGACGACGTGATGCTGCTCACCGTGGTGATGCTGGTGGTACTCGTCCAGATCCTGCAGACCGTCGGCGACAAGCTGGTGGTCCACTATTCCCGCAAATAA